The Methanococcoides methylutens MM1 genome has a window encoding:
- a CDS encoding tetratricopeptide repeat protein — MSRRSNDMALRNFNKGMSLLYDGQQEEALGCLMNAEADARDAGSPELLVNVLQAIGGIMESDGRIEEAIDMYAEASGMLESIANSDSSFMEHKALVMSKTASLLTEQGDNLKAVPFFEEAVSSYDRLLDKEPENDGYCSSAASVANDLATILASDGCNEKAKEMFEKALRLSGKLVVLDPVNMENTAKALTVQTNLANLLYEMGLMHEARESLEHAYDGCSGAMKDDPSNSILQEQSLKLLERLVNALMFTGEYDLGKERIYEMVEMLPRATTYDSSFSDKFSDLFHGLIKLASRRVDEGLLDDTRSIYETSLIVILKLLWEEPGNIVYQDMFRNILVNMEKLLVIDSPEADKEADYNVLISMYEKLAHMVPRDLSYRTKMAKLHDDKARFLMNAGRSEDARQYFNMSLAIRDELIRAGESPLLHEFGIASIKNNLATILAKEGHSADAKTMFEESLKAYMDLLDRFPDEPVYEDGAAVTLNNLAKLLADLDRYEDAKSIYESSLEIYAGLIKGDPDKASYKMHAARTLDNLASLLANMGRTDDSVRMHESAKELLEEI; from the coding sequence ATGTCCAGAAGATCAAATGATATGGCACTTCGAAATTTCAACAAGGGTATGTCCCTCCTTTACGATGGTCAGCAGGAGGAGGCCCTTGGGTGTTTGATGAATGCAGAAGCAGATGCAAGGGATGCAGGATCTCCGGAATTGCTTGTCAACGTATTGCAGGCTATCGGAGGCATAATGGAGTCAGATGGCAGGATAGAGGAAGCCATTGACATGTATGCGGAAGCATCAGGAATGCTTGAGAGCATCGCAAATTCCGACTCTTCGTTCATGGAGCACAAGGCTCTTGTCATGAGCAAGACCGCTTCCCTCCTTACAGAGCAGGGTGACAACCTTAAAGCGGTCCCCTTCTTTGAGGAAGCTGTTAGTTCTTATGATCGGCTCCTTGACAAAGAACCTGAGAACGATGGCTACTGTTCAAGTGCTGCATCTGTGGCAAATGACCTGGCCACCATACTGGCATCCGATGGTTGCAATGAAAAAGCAAAAGAGATGTTCGAAAAAGCTCTCAGGCTTTCCGGAAAACTTGTGGTCCTTGACCCTGTGAATATGGAGAACACCGCAAAGGCTCTTACCGTCCAGACCAATCTGGCCAATCTTCTCTATGAGATGGGCTTGATGCATGAAGCAAGGGAGAGCCTTGAACACGCATATGATGGCTGCTCAGGCGCCATGAAGGACGATCCATCGAATAGCATCTTACAGGAGCAGTCACTGAAATTGCTTGAGAGGCTTGTTAATGCACTGATGTTTACCGGTGAATATGACCTGGGAAAAGAGCGCATCTATGAGATGGTGGAGATGCTCCCGAGAGCTACAACCTATGATTCCTCCTTCTCAGATAAGTTCTCTGATCTCTTCCACGGATTGATCAAACTGGCATCCCGACGTGTTGATGAAGGTCTGCTTGATGATACACGTTCTATCTATGAGACCTCTCTGATCGTGATACTTAAGCTGCTTTGGGAAGAACCCGGTAATATTGTCTATCAGGATATGTTCAGGAACATACTGGTCAATATGGAAAAACTGCTCGTGATCGATTCTCCGGAAGCTGACAAGGAAGCGGATTACAATGTCCTTATCTCAATGTATGAAAAGCTCGCTCATATGGTCCCCAGGGATCTTTCATACCGCACAAAGATGGCAAAGCTTCATGACGATAAGGCCAGGTTCCTGATGAATGCAGGCAGGTCGGAAGATGCACGTCAATATTTCAACATGTCACTGGCTATCAGGGACGAACTGATCAGGGCCGGGGAATCCCCTCTGTTGCATGAGTTCGGGATCGCTTCCATTAAGAACAACCTTGCTACCATACTTGCAAAGGAAGGTCACTCTGCAGATGCAAAGACAATGTTCGAGGAATCGCTTAAAGCTTACATGGACCTTCTGGACCGTTTTCCTGACGAGCCCGTATACGAGGACGGTGCTGCAGTTACATTGAACAATCTTGCAAAGCTGCTTGCTGACCTTGATCGCTACGAGGATGCAAAGAGCATCTATGAATCTTCACTTGAGATATACGCAGGACTTATTAAGGGCGATCCTGATAAGGCCAGTTATAAGATGCATGCTGCCAGGACGCTTGACAACCTTGCTTCACTGCTTGCTAATATGGGACGTACGGATGATTCGGTCCGCATGCACGAGAGTGCAAAGGAATTACTTGAGGAGATCTAA
- a CDS encoding DUF3656 domain-containing protein: MILKNEKKVCDIPPEVLAPAGDMDALIGAIKGGADAVYFGVTDLNARKGAKNFSMDDLEDAIDMLHSHGVKAFLALNIPIKQKELQHALDVVDKAYSFGVDAIILQDLGLLSILHESYPDLALHASTQMTVHSMEGVDFVANEGAVRVIVSRELTVREITDIVDHSDTEIEIFVHGALCYSYSGKCLFSSFLSDRSANRGACAQPCRRPYEFVVNGRKVNVKGMGRFPISCAELCTLSDLDEIVGTGLRSLKIEGRMKKPEYVTESASVYKRAVEAVCKKEKLDEVKVMELETDLAKLFYRGFTKGFVLGERDVVHSKYSSSYGVFLGKIRDISTYRYTTSLTITLKEDIQVKDGVGIHTKVGVLGSAINKLLDKDGNEIKTAKKGDKVILEISSKTGKAVARGNEVYLTTDQRLLESLQRTKEQGLPVNIEVTAEVGQKLKVRMRSDDLSVEVVDDFEVQEAKKAPTSEEQIVSAMEKLGDTSFTASSVDVKVAGNIFIPIGVLTGARRVAAERLLEKVLQQYRKEEKHPLLSDISHFCVDSGCGSIVRTPVLSVEVKNSGALFDAVEMGADCVYLPVRKLPELTSEQNAEKLEVARKSAEIVLLLPRISHESELMQLLPLIEKAKESDFRIACYTLGQVEIAKQAGVPFVVQKEFNTFNSYTADEFYKAGACRVTLSTELNLDEINDVCNDISCRGSENQLEIVVHGRELMLITEHDLLKPLLEQGIATDGSEVLMVDSKGVEYPVKRVDERTLIYDSKVLDMSDKMDQLKRAGVDVMRLDLSLYGKRDVKEITSAYRRLLDGKPAELRPRRGAKFSRGHYFKGV, from the coding sequence ATGATATTGAAAAATGAAAAAAAGGTCTGTGATATCCCTCCTGAGGTACTTGCCCCGGCAGGAGATATGGATGCTTTGATAGGTGCCATTAAAGGAGGTGCCGATGCTGTCTATTTCGGTGTGACTGACCTTAATGCGAGAAAAGGCGCGAAGAACTTTTCCATGGATGACCTTGAGGATGCAATTGACATGCTGCATTCCCATGGGGTCAAAGCATTTCTGGCTTTGAACATACCGATCAAACAGAAGGAGCTCCAGCATGCGCTGGATGTTGTTGATAAGGCATATTCTTTCGGAGTTGATGCCATTATCCTCCAGGACCTGGGACTTCTTAGTATCCTTCATGAGAGCTATCCTGACCTAGCTCTTCATGCAAGTACACAGATGACGGTTCACAGCATGGAAGGGGTTGACTTTGTTGCCAACGAAGGTGCTGTCCGTGTCATAGTTTCAAGGGAACTTACGGTGCGCGAGATCACTGATATAGTAGATCATTCTGATACTGAGATCGAGATCTTCGTACATGGCGCACTTTGCTATTCATATTCCGGAAAATGCCTTTTCAGTAGTTTCCTGAGCGACAGGAGTGCAAATCGTGGTGCCTGTGCACAACCCTGCAGAAGACCATATGAGTTTGTTGTGAACGGTCGAAAGGTAAATGTAAAAGGCATGGGCAGGTTCCCGATAAGCTGTGCTGAGTTGTGCACCCTTTCAGATCTTGACGAGATCGTTGGCACCGGTCTTCGAAGCCTGAAGATCGAAGGAAGGATGAAGAAACCTGAGTACGTTACAGAAAGTGCAAGTGTCTACAAGCGTGCAGTAGAAGCGGTCTGTAAAAAAGAAAAGCTTGATGAGGTTAAGGTCATGGAGCTTGAAACGGACCTTGCGAAGCTGTTCTACCGCGGTTTCACAAAGGGTTTCGTCCTTGGTGAGAGGGATGTTGTCCATTCCAAATACAGTTCCAGTTATGGTGTTTTTCTTGGAAAGATCAGGGATATTTCCACTTACAGGTATACTACCAGCCTTACTATCACCCTGAAAGAAGACATACAGGTGAAGGATGGTGTGGGCATCCACACAAAGGTTGGTGTATTGGGTTCTGCCATCAACAAGCTTCTGGACAAGGATGGCAACGAGATCAAGACTGCAAAGAAAGGTGACAAGGTCATCCTTGAGATCAGTTCAAAGACCGGCAAGGCTGTTGCCAGGGGCAATGAGGTCTATCTTACGACAGACCAGAGACTTCTGGAAAGCCTCCAGAGGACAAAGGAGCAGGGTCTTCCTGTGAATATCGAAGTGACTGCTGAAGTAGGCCAAAAGCTGAAGGTACGGATGAGGTCAGATGACCTTAGTGTTGAAGTGGTCGATGATTTTGAGGTACAGGAAGCCAAAAAGGCTCCGACTTCCGAAGAGCAGATCGTCTCAGCAATGGAAAAGTTAGGCGACACTTCATTCACAGCATCATCCGTTGATGTGAAGGTTGCCGGTAACATCTTCATTCCTATCGGAGTGCTCACTGGTGCAAGAAGGGTGGCTGCTGAAAGGTTGCTTGAGAAGGTCCTTCAGCAATATAGGAAGGAAGAAAAGCACCCTCTATTATCGGATATCTCACACTTCTGTGTTGACTCCGGATGTGGTAGTATAGTTCGAACTCCTGTTCTCAGCGTGGAAGTGAAGAACTCAGGTGCTCTGTTCGATGCTGTGGAAATGGGTGCTGATTGCGTCTATTTGCCTGTAAGGAAGCTCCCTGAACTGACATCGGAGCAGAATGCAGAGAAACTGGAGGTTGCAAGGAAAAGTGCTGAAATAGTTCTCCTGCTCCCACGCATAAGTCACGAATCCGAGCTTATGCAGCTTTTACCTCTGATCGAGAAAGCGAAGGAATCTGATTTCCGCATCGCCTGCTATACACTTGGTCAGGTTGAAATTGCTAAACAGGCAGGAGTTCCGTTCGTGGTCCAAAAGGAATTCAACACATTCAACTCCTATACTGCAGATGAGTTCTACAAAGCGGGAGCATGCCGTGTTACATTGTCTACTGAACTGAACCTTGATGAGATCAATGACGTGTGCAATGATATTTCCTGCCGTGGCAGTGAAAACCAGCTGGAAATCGTTGTTCACGGAAGGGAACTGATGCTCATCACCGAGCATGATCTGCTAAAACCTCTGCTTGAGCAGGGAATAGCTACTGATGGCAGTGAAGTGCTTATGGTGGATTCAAAGGGAGTGGAGTATCCTGTAAAACGCGTGGATGAAAGGACGTTGATCTATGATTCCAAAGTGCTGGACATGAGCGATAAGATGGACCAGCTGAAAAGGGCCGGTGTGGATGTAATGCGTCTGGACCTGTCCCTTTATGGTAAGAGGGATGTGAAAGAGATCACTTCAGCATACCGGAGACTACTTGACGGCAAGCCTGCTGAACTCCGTCCCCGAAGAGGTGCGAAGTTCTCAAGAGGACATTACTTCAAGGGCGTATGA
- a CDS encoding Maf family nucleotide pyrophosphatase translates to MRRIVLASASPRRKELLRQLIGDNFEVCVSSYDEAPQPGMDATELVVHHSLSKARDVASKFDSGIIISADTVVLCEGHILEKPHSTERAKEMLESINGKVVKAITGMTVLDIDSGNEVSISEITDVKMKDMSVDEITSYVESGEPLDKAGAFAIQGKGAILVESISGDFFNVVGLPLFRLGMILEDMGVHIFEIE, encoded by the coding sequence ATGCGCAGGATAGTTCTTGCATCAGCTTCCCCGCGCAGGAAGGAGCTGTTAAGACAGCTCATCGGGGACAACTTCGAGGTTTGTGTGAGCTCATACGATGAAGCTCCACAACCGGGGATGGATGCAACAGAACTGGTTGTCCATCATTCTCTTTCCAAGGCAAGGGACGTTGCCTCTAAATTTGATTCAGGCATCATTATTTCTGCAGATACAGTTGTCCTCTGTGAAGGTCATATCCTTGAAAAACCACACTCTACTGAAAGGGCAAAGGAGATGCTTGAAAGTATCAATGGGAAGGTCGTAAAGGCAATTACAGGCATGACAGTTCTGGACATTGATTCGGGGAATGAGGTAAGCATATCCGAAATCACGGATGTGAAAATGAAGGATATGTCCGTGGATGAGATAACATCCTATGTGGAGTCAGGTGAACCTCTTGATAAGGCCGGAGCATTTGCGATACAGGGAAAAGGAGCCATACTCGTGGAGAGCATTAGTGGCGATTTCTTCAATGTCGTTGGCTTGCCGCTGTTCAGATTGGGCATGATCCTTGAGGATATGGGCGTTCACATCTTCGAAATCGAATGA